In the Candidatus Methylomirabilis limnetica genome, AGGTGGCTCGGGAACTGCGCAAGCGCTACGGTAAGAAGAATAAGGCCGAGTACTGAAAAGGCGAGGATGTGGATACCTGCCTCTTTTGTCAGATAGCAAGCCGGGAACGTCCCGTCAAGATGGTGTATGAGGACGAGCAGTCCGTCGCCTTCGAAGACATCAACCCGAAGGCGCCTGTCCACATCTTGATTGTTCCCCGGCAACACCTCGCGACCATCCTCGATGCGACCCAGGCTGATGATCGGTTGCTGGGGCACCTCCTGTTGGTGGCAAACCTCATCGCGAAGCAGATCGGGATCGCAGAGCGCGGCTTCCGCCTGGTGATCAATTGTAACAGCGAGGGTGGGCAGGCAGTATATCACCTGCACCTCCACCTGTTGGGCGGGCGGCCTCTCAGTTGGCATCCGGCGTAGGACATCCCGCGCCGATCAGAAGCATCAAGCTGCTAATATCCTGCCTAGCCTGAAGCTCTGACCTGACCAGCGAAGCGCTGCCAGGTTCTTATCGGATCACGTTGGAGGCGGAATGGGCCCGGTGGCCCTCCTGGTCTTCAAAACCAGCGAACCCGCTAATAACGGGTTAGTGGGTTCGACTCCCACACGCCTCCGCCAACGCTTTCTTTTTCGGGAGTTTCAGAAAACTTAGAAGTGACGACGTGTCGCGTGGGTGCGGGCAGGCGCGGCATCGAGCCTGTTGATGGCGGCCCGATTCGAGCCGGGGATCAGGTAGCCGCAGGTGTCCACGGTAATTTGGATGCTGTGATGGCTGAGCTGGTCTTTCACGTAGACCAGGCTCTCCCCATCGGCCAGGAACAGGCTGGTGAAGGTGTGGCGGAGACCATGGAAGCGGATGCATCGAAGGCCGGCCAGAGCAGCAAGCACCGTCTGAGGATTGTCCTGCCGTAGCGGCTCTCATCGAGCCGATGGCCGGCACTATTGCGAAAGACCGGCTCATCGTAATCGAACCCGCGCCCATCGATGGAGAGCTCCGCCTCACGGATCTCTTTCGCCTGCTGGAAGGCGTGACACAACTGATCTGACATATCGACCCGGCGGATCTTCCTGCTCTTCGTGAGATTGAGCCGCCGCTTCGTGAACCCCATGCGAACCTCGATAAAGTTCCCACGGTGACCAACACCGCCCCACTGAAGTCCCTGGATTTCGCCAAGGCGAAGCCCTGTCCTTACGGTGCACCGCGACGTTCGCTGCCCGTCATGGTGGATGAACACTCACCAAGCCCCGTTTTTATGCCTCGCTCGAACGCCCATCCCCTGTCCTCCTGCCTTGTCGATAGACTCACGTTAGATGACTCAAAAGAATAATAGATAACCGACTACGAGAAAGGGAAAAAGCAAGCCCACGACGATGAACAGGACAATTAGCGGGAGCGTGATGAACCTTCCGATACCCGCTCTTCCCCCATCGCCAACGGTCAGCTTCGCTGGTGGCGGATTGGGATCCTCTGGTTGTGTTGAAGGATCAAGAAACTTCTCACAGTAGCGACACTTGACTGCGATTTGTAAAATCATCTCTCCGCAGAAAGGGCACGGCTTGCGCTCCTGTTGACTACTTTCAGGCTCAATATCTGGCTCGGTCACCGCTGCTACCTCCGTATCCGCGCGATTGGCTGTTTCTCCTACAGGATAGGCCGATACTTCTCGATCAGGTCATCGAGCGCTTCCCGGATGTAGACGCTCATCGGCACTCGGGTCCTCTCGTGCAAGAGCCGGATGCTACAATCCTGAGCCTCCTCAACCATCACGAACAGCTTCACCTTTGGCATGGCATGTGACCTTCTATGACCTCATTATACTGCATCATACCGGCAATCTATGGCATAGGCCTCAACGTGTCAAGGGACAAAACAAGGGACCACGAGATGTTCCCAGGATCCGTCAGGGCCTATGCAAGCTGGAGAAAGAACTTCGCGACCCCCTGTCCGTGTTCGGGACATCATGGCGCGATTTTCAGCTTTCTTTTGACTTAAACCGTCAACCCGTAAGAGGTGTTATGATTTGCGATAGCCACACCTCGCTTCGCATGCTCGCCCCACGTTAGTAGGGTCGCTGCGTGGCGCACCTTTGCGTCGGCATGGTCCCGACCGGACGCCCGTACGCGTCAAAGACGGTACTCTGCTCAACCCAGCACACCGGTGGAGGTGGCTGGTAGTAGACCGGCTGCTGGTAGACTACTGGCTGGTAGTACACGGGCCGTTGCCATCCACCAAAAATTGTGTCAACAATAGCCACCCCTCCAGCGACCGCCAACGTACCGAGGAATAGATCCCCCGCACTAAAGCCACCATGGTGACCGCCGCCGTGCCGGTCATGACCGTACCGCCCGCCGCCGTGCCGCCCACCACCGGCAAAAGCTGTGCCGGCGCCAACAGAAACGAATAGCATTACTGCGACTAAAGTAATTGCCAATTTCTTCATGGTAACACCATCCCTCCCCAGCGCGGCGCATAGCACGCACCGAAATGAACTGCTCAAGTTACTTCGTCCTCATCACCGTTAGACTACACTAAAGCCGGAAAAGATTACTTCCGCTTCGGCTCTGGCAGAGGAACAGCCTTCCCTGGCGCTATCGTGGTTACCTCACCCTTCTTGTTGGCCTGCTCCGCAAACGTCTTCTCGCATGCGGCCTTGGCTTGGTCCGTGGTCGCCTTCTCGATGCACGCGGCTTTCTGCTCGGTTCTGTTGCTGCTTGTAGACGAGTTCATGTTGACCGACCCCCCTCTGTTCCGGGACGTCTCGTTAGAGACCTGTGTGGCCCAGGAAATCGACGCCATCGTCAGGCGCAGACCGGGGATTGCAACAACCATGAACAGACGTTTCATTTCGATTCACCTCCTCACTTTCTATAACCCATTACCCTCATGCCCTTGATCGTTGGTCATCGTCTACTTCTTACCTTGTGCAGGAGCAGTGCCAAGATTAGAATTCGCTCACAAATGATTCTCCTCAATAGATCTCACGAGTTAGTAGCCATCTCAGCCAGATCCAGGCGTGTAAGGAAGGGGCACACCCTTTCGGTCACCCGTTTTGAGATATGATCTATCCCAATCGGGGTAGCCCTGAATGTGGCGTTAGTTGCCACATGAGCATGGTACACTGTGCCCCAGCCTTACAGGTAGGTGACTGAGCGCGGACAGACAATGACCCACGATTCCCTCATCGCTAGCCTCATCGACATCTGCCGAGAGCACAAGACGGCTGAGAAGTGGCTCGTCCTGCCCTCTCTGGCACTTGGTCACACGATTTCTGATCGACTCGCGCTCTCAGGCCATGCATGGGTGAACCTCCGTCCGGGCACACCTGTGCAGATCGCACAAGCCATCGCGGCGCCGATCCTGGCCTCCCGCCACATCATGCCGCTCAATGACGTCGTCGGTCCTGCGCTCATCGTGAGACTCTTAGCCGAGACCCCTTTAACCGGCCGCGACTATTTTCGCGGATTGGTCGAGAGCCCGGGGCTGTCCGAGGCCCTATGGTCGGGGATAACCGAGCTTCGTCTTGCCGGGCTCACATCTGAAGGGTTGTCTGACGAGATCTTCGTCTCTCCTCTCAAGGCACGCGAACTTCGGCACCTCCTGGCGGCGTACGAGCAGTACCTGCACGAGGGGAAGTTGGCTGATTCCGCACTGATGCTCCAGGTCGCGATCGACCAGATGCCTACCCACCGCGCAGACCGACCCCGGCTGCTGCTCGTCCCCACCGATGTCGCCTGGCGGCCTCTTGAGCAGGCCCTGATCTCGGCGCTCCCAGGGATACCGGTGAATCTGCGGCATTCGGTCCCCGGTGGGCTTCCCGTTCCGCGTCGTCTCATCGAGGCTTCAGCGGGCGCATCTGGCCCTTCATCATCACCCGTGACCGCTCTCACCGATAGCCAGCGGCTTCCGTGGCTCTTCTCGCCAGAGCAGGCCCCACCTCCTGCGAACGACAGAACGCTCGAGTGGTTTCACGCCGCGGGCCACGAGGCCGAAGTCCATGAGGTCTTCAGACGCGCACTCGCGTCAGGCGCCCCGTGGGACGCGATCGAGATCGCCTGCACCACCGATGAGCCATACGTCACGCTGATCCGGGAGATCTGTGCCCGCTTGGACGTGCCGGTGACACTTGCCTCAGGCGTTCCTGTGACCATGACCCGCCCGGGGCGCGCCCTCCTCGGATTCTGTCGCTGGATAGAGCAGGACTTCTCTGGCGGTGGACTCTGCCGGATGCTTCAGTCCGGCGACATTCACCTCGATCTTCCAGATGGCCCACGTCCCGGCCAGGCGGCACGCCTGCTTGCGCGATGCGATATTGCCTGGGGCCGTGGGACGTACGCCCGCAGCCTGCAGGGGCTCATCCAGACGCTTAAGACAGAGGCGACGCACGCGGCCGCCGAGGGCGAGACTGAAGATCTGCCCTGGCGCGAAGAGCGAGTCGCTCACGCAGCGGCCCTGGCGAGCTGGGTTGACACGGTTCTGGAGCGTGTGCCACCCGTTGATCCCGATCACCTCGTCGATGAAGCCGCCCTTATCCGGGCCTGCGTACAATGGGTGGATCGGTACGCGGCTGTGACCGGACCTCTGGACGGCGCGGCGCGCCAGGCACTGATCGAGACACTGACAGCCCTGGGTGATCTGCCGCCGATCAGGCAGCGGTTGACGGTGGCCTTGGGACAGGTGATCGCTGCTGTCGAACGCACTCGGGTCGACGCCCTGCGACCGCAGCCTGGGTCTCTGCATGTTACGCGGCTCGCGGATGCCGGGTGGGCTGGACGCCCGCGAACATTCGTTGTAGGCCTCGAACAAGGCGCATTCCCTGCTCCTTCAATGCCCGATCCTATCCTCCTGGATGAGGAACGGACCCGCCTGCACGCGGCTCTCGCCACCACAGGCGACCGAATCACGGAGAGTCTTTACACAGGCGCAAGCCGCCTTGCGGCCCTCGGCGGGCAGGTCACCCTGAGTTATCCGAACCGCGATCTTCGGGATGATCGGCTTCTCTTTCCTTCTTCCGTCATCCTGCAGGCGTACAGGCTGACGCGGATGGACAGATCGCTGACCTACGAGGATCTGGCCGCCGAGCTTGGCGAGCCCGCGACGCGCCTACCCGCGACTCAGGCAAAGGCGCTGGACGATTCTGGATGGTGGCTGCGCGGCGCGAGGCAGGCGGGAACGGCTGCGCGACCCGCCGCACAAGCGGCGTTTTCGTTACTCAGCTCTGGTGAGGCTGCCGAAGAGGCGCGCGACGGCAACAGCTTCACGGCGTGGGATGGATTGGTCCCATCCGCTGCGGGAGATCTGGACCCTCGCCGGAATGACCGGCCGATCTCGGCGACGGCGATTGAGCAGCTTGCGAAGTGCCCCTTTCAGTACTTCCTCACACGAGGACTTCGCCTGAAGCCATCGACCAGGATCGAGAGGGATCCAGGGGCATGGTTGGACCCCCTCACGAGGGGGAGCCTCTTACATGAACTTTTTGCCGCCTTCCTCCGAGACTGTCGGGATCGCGGCGTCATGCCGAATCTTGCGCGTGATCGCGCCAGGATCCATCAGATAGGGAATCGCGACATCGCCGCCATACGCGAGCAACTCCCGCCTCCGAATGAAGCGGTCTTCCAACACGAGCGCGAGGCGCTCCTTACCGATCTCGATCGCTTCCTTGCGTTCACCGCAGGACTCCAGGACCGCGAGGTAGTGGGGATCGAGGTGGCATTTGGGCGCGGGGTGACTGAGGACCCGGACCCGCTGGCCCAAGAGGAACCGATCGTCCTGGACTTGGGACAGGATCTGCGATTCTCCCTGCACGGTCGCATCGACCGGATCGACCGCATCTCTGCCCACCGATACGAGATCGTGGACTATAAAACCGGAAGGCCTTGGGCGCGAGACAGGCGTATTGCTCACTTGGCGCACGGCGGCCAGGTCCAGCATGCCCTGTATGCCTTGGCGGCGGAGACACTACTCAGGAAGAGTGACAGGTCTGCCCAGGTCGTAGATGCGGCGTACTGGTTTCCGACCGAACGCGGCGAATGCGACGTGGTATCCCGGAAGCCGGAGGAATGGCAGGCGCTCACCGGACTCCTCAGAGGCCTGCTGTCGCTTCTGAGGGATGGGGTCTTCCCGCACACCACCACCGCGCGCGAGTGCGACTGGTGTGATGTGGCGTCTGCCTGCGGTCCAAAGCCATGGGATCGCAAGACGATGAAGCACGACGATCATCGCCTTGACGCTGTCCGAGCTATAAAGGGGGAGGAGTATGCCTAGACGCCACCCTGCCCCTGACGCCGCCGCTCGTGACGCCATTGTGACGCGGCTCGACGTGTCGATGCTTGTCGAGGCGGGCGCCGGGTCCGGCAAGACGACGAGCATGGCGAGACGCATGGTCGCCATGATTGCGAGCGGGAAGTGCAGCGTGAACCAGATGGCTGCGATCACCTTTACGCGAAAGGCTGCTGCCGAGCTGCGCGGACGGTTCCAGGTGGAACTGGAAGAGTCCCTTCGCACCCCGACTGATCAGTCTATCGCCGACCGCCTCTCCGTGGCCCTCGACCACCTGGAGCAACTGTTTGCGGGTACGGTCCACGCCTTCTGCGGCCGCCTCCTGCGAGAGCGCCCCGTCGAGGCGCACGTTGCCACGGCCTTCGAGGAGATCGACGACGACCAGGACGCCATCATCCGCCATCAGGCCTGGCATGATCATATCACCCGACTTTATTCAGAGGACGACCCGAGACTCGAAAAGCTCCGTGAAGCGGATGTGGCGCCGGACGACCTTGAGGAGGCGTTCGCAAAAGTGTGTGTGTACCCGGAGGTCAGTTTCCCCTTTACTGATGGACATCCACCCGATCCGCGCCCAGCCGGTACCGCACTGAAAAAGCTCCTCACGTCGTGTACGCGATACCTGCCCGACTCGATTCCTGAGGAGACGAGATGTCCGCTTCAGCACATCATCCTTAAACTTACGCGTGGGCTGAATGTATCGGACCTGAGCAACCCTGCAAAGGTGGCCAGGCTTCTTAAACCATGCAAGTCGTGTGAGAAGCCGACATATAAGTGGTGGGAACCGAAAACGAAAGACGACGCAAAGGCAGCACATGCCGTCTATGAAAGCTTCAGGACCGAAACAGCGGAGCCCTATCTCACCCTGTGGCGGACCTACCTGTACGGTGTTGCGCTGGACGTATTGCTTCCTGCTCGTGAGGTAGCCGCTCAGGCCAGACTCCGACAGGGGAAGCTCAACTACCAGGATCTGCTGCTCAAGGCACGAGACATGCTACGCGACCCTACCAATACCGAGGTGCGCCGTTACTTCAAGACGCGCTTTCCCTATCTTTTCGTGGATGAGTTCCAGGATACCGACCCGATCCAGGCCGAGGTGATGCTCCTGTTGGCCAGTGACAGCGACACAGAGACGGACTGGCGATGTATGCGGCCGCGGCCTGGGGCACTCTTCGTCGTCGGTGACCCGAAGCAGTCGATCTACCGGTTCCGTCGCGCCGACATTGAGACCTACGCCCATGTCCGCCAACTCATCGAGCATGGTGATGGCCAGATCGTCGAGCTGACGAAGAACTTCCGCTCGGCCGGCCGTGTGTGCGACTGGGTCAACGAGACCTCCAAGGCCACGTTCCGGGAGACTGCCACCCCCTGGCAGCCCGCGTTTTCAGGTCTTGACCCGGCCCGATCACCCGGCGATCCCACGCTCACAGGGATTCGCGCCATGACGGTGCCAGACGATACGGATTATAAGAATGTGCCGGCGTTGGAGGCAGCGACCATCGCACGCTACATCGCGGACGCTGTGGGAAACGGAAGGACCATCGAGGGGTATTCGGCCCGTCTCACAGGGTCGCGACCGGCCCGATACGGTGATTTCCTGATTCTGACAAGAATCAAACGGAATATAGCCGTCTATGCGAGCGCGCTTGAGGCGATGGGGATCCCCTGCGAGGTGGGGGGCGGCGGGGCGTTTCAGCGGACCGGCGCAATGCGGATGCTCATGGAGCTGTTGAAGGCGCTGGCCAATCCCGACGACGAGGTGGCCGTCGTCGCGGTACTGCGCGGCCCGCTCTTTGGTATCACCGACGACGATCTCTATCGACACCGATCGGGCGGCTGCCAGTTCCGCTATCTCATTCCGGAGTTGGACGCCGTCCAAGGTCCGGTCGGGACGGGCCTTCGGCTGCTTGCGTCGGCCTATCGGCTGACCAGGGAGCTACCCGCCGCTTCCGCCGTCGAGCAGATCCTGGAGATGACCGGGCTGTTGGTGTGGGCAGCCACCGGCGAGGATGCGGATACGGCAGCAGGCAACCTGTACCGCGCCACAGACAGGATTCGACTGTGTGCCCAGTCCGGGGGCGCATTTGCTGACTGTGTCGAGAGCCTGACCGCAGATCTTGACTCAGGCAATCTTGAAGCACTGGGGCTGGAGCCGGGGCGCAGAGATGTTGTGCGGCTGATGAACCTCCATAAGGCGAAGGGGCTCGAGGCCCCAGTCGTCTTCCTGGCCGACCCCTGCAGCGGCAGTCCAGAGCGTGTGGACATTCGCATCACCAGGGAAACCAGCGGCCCACAGGGCTACCTGTCCATTGAGAAGCGGGTGGGTGATTACGGCAGGGAGGTGATAGCGCAGCCCAGCAACTGGAAGGGCCATGCAGACCAAGAATTAGAATACCTCAAGGCCGAGGAGGGACGTCTGCGCTATGTTGCTGCTACCAGGGCAAAGAACCTCCTGGTCATAGGCCGGTATCGTGGCAAGAGCCTGGCCAAGGCCCCATCACCCTGGAAACTCTTTGACGAGTTCCTTCGCGATGTTCCCGCGCTAGAGTTCCAGGATCCGGCCCTGCCTCAGACGCCTCCACCTCCCGATCTCTCGCCCGCAGCCCGATCCGCCGCCCAGATAGATCGACAGGCGAGATTTACGGCGGCGGCCGTGCCATCCTACGCCGTCCAGGCCGTCACCGAACTTTCGGAGCCGGCGCAGGCCATAGCGGGTCTAGCGGCACCTGGTAAGCCGCCGGCCCCTGAAAGCCCGCGAACCGGCAACGCCTCACCCAAAGGTCCCGCCTGGGGAACACTGATCCACAAAATGCTTGAGTACGCGATGCGAGAGGAGGGCGAGATGACCGACACCGCATTAACCGGCCTTGCCAGCTTCCTGACAGCCGACGATCCTTCGCTGAGAGGCCATCTTGCCGACGCAGCAGCAGCCGTCCGTTCCGTCATGGCCTCAGAGGTTTGGCAACGCGCGCGGTCTTCTTCGGAATGCCACACCGAGGTCCCGTTTACGATCGAGGTTCCCACCAACGAGCTGCCCGGACAACCGCCGGATGCGCCGCCGCGGACTCTGCTGCACGGCGTGATCGATCTTGTCTATCGCGTCGAAGGCGGGTGGGAAATCATAGACTACAAGACCGACAAGGACACGGAGGGCTTGCGTAAACTGCCCGCTGAGCATAGAGTCCAACTCGGGCTGTACAGTCGCTACTGGACTGCCATAACAGGCGAGGCGGTCGCGCGAGCAGGCCTTGCGCTTGTGCGTGCCAATAAAACGGTATGGCTCTCTTATTACCGGGAGCATTAACTAGATTGCACTCTCGCACAACATCTCCAGCAACTTCCCCCTTTGCTAAAGGGGGAGGCACGCTATTGTGTGCTCTGAGTAATAACTTCAGATTCTATTCCTAAGTCTTTCCCGGTTCGAATGGGTGTGGAGCGAATGCGATGAGCGAGCCTTCTTTTTTACCTTTCCCTACAGACCTTATCCCGGCGGAGGAGGGGTCCGGCAACCTTGATCCGCTCGGCACGCTCACCCATGCCGAGTACCTTGCCGAGGCCCTGTTGCCGGGCTTGACGGTTCGGACGTGGC is a window encoding:
- a CDS encoding histidine triad nucleotide-binding protein; this translates as MDTCLFCQIASRERPVKMVYEDEQSVAFEDINPKAPVHILIVPRQHLATILDATQADDRLLGHLLLVANLIAKQIGIAERGFRLVINCNSEGGQAVYHLHLHLLGGRPLSWHPA
- a CDS encoding tyrosine-type recombinase/integrase, whose translation is MFIHHDGQRTSRCTVRTGLRLGEIQGLQWGGVGHRGNFIEVRMGFTKRRLNLTKSRKIRRVDMSDQLCHAFQQAKEIREAELSIDGRGFDYDEPVFRNSAGHRLDESRYGRTILRRCLLLWPAFDASASMVSATPSPACSWPMGRAWST
- a CDS encoding ribbon-helix-helix domain-containing protein, whose amino-acid sequence is MPKVKLFVMVEEAQDCSIRLLHERTRVPMSVYIREALDDLIEKYRPIL
- a CDS encoding PD-(D/E)XK nuclease family protein codes for the protein MTHDSLIASLIDICREHKTAEKWLVLPSLALGHTISDRLALSGHAWVNLRPGTPVQIAQAIAAPILASRHIMPLNDVVGPALIVRLLAETPLTGRDYFRGLVESPGLSEALWSGITELRLAGLTSEGLSDEIFVSPLKARELRHLLAAYEQYLHEGKLADSALMLQVAIDQMPTHRADRPRLLLVPTDVAWRPLEQALISALPGIPVNLRHSVPGGLPVPRRLIEASAGASGPSSSPVTALTDSQRLPWLFSPEQAPPPANDRTLEWFHAAGHEAEVHEVFRRALASGAPWDAIEIACTTDEPYVTLIREICARLDVPVTLASGVPVTMTRPGRALLGFCRWIEQDFSGGGLCRMLQSGDIHLDLPDGPRPGQAARLLARCDIAWGRGTYARSLQGLIQTLKTEATHAAAEGETEDLPWREERVAHAAALASWVDTVLERVPPVDPDHLVDEAALIRACVQWVDRYAAVTGPLDGAARQALIETLTALGDLPPIRQRLTVALGQVIAAVERTRVDALRPQPGSLHVTRLADAGWAGRPRTFVVGLEQGAFPAPSMPDPILLDEERTRLHAALATTGDRITESLYTGASRLAALGGQVTLSYPNRDLRDDRLLFPSSVILQAYRLTRMDRSLTYEDLAAELGEPATRLPATQAKALDDSGWWLRGARQAGTAARPAAQAAFSLLSSGEAAEEARDGNSFTAWDGLVPSAAGDLDPRRNDRPISATAIEQLAKCPFQYFLTRGLRLKPSTRIERDPGAWLDPLTRGSLLHELFAAFLRDCRDRGVMPNLARDRARIHQIGNRDIAAIREQLPPPNEAVFQHEREALLTDLDRFLAFTAGLQDREVVGIEVAFGRGVTEDPDPLAQEEPIVLDLGQDLRFSLHGRIDRIDRISAHRYEIVDYKTGRPWARDRRIAHLAHGGQVQHALYALAAETLLRKSDRSAQVVDAAYWFPTERGECDVVSRKPEEWQALTGLLRGLLSLLRDGVFPHTTTARECDWCDVASACGPKPWDRKTMKHDDHRLDAVRAIKGEEYA
- a CDS encoding UvrD-helicase domain-containing protein; translated protein: MPRRHPAPDAAARDAIVTRLDVSMLVEAGAGSGKTTSMARRMVAMIASGKCSVNQMAAITFTRKAAAELRGRFQVELEESLRTPTDQSIADRLSVALDHLEQLFAGTVHAFCGRLLRERPVEAHVATAFEEIDDDQDAIIRHQAWHDHITRLYSEDDPRLEKLREADVAPDDLEEAFAKVCVYPEVSFPFTDGHPPDPRPAGTALKKLLTSCTRYLPDSIPEETRCPLQHIILKLTRGLNVSDLSNPAKVARLLKPCKSCEKPTYKWWEPKTKDDAKAAHAVYESFRTETAEPYLTLWRTYLYGVALDVLLPAREVAAQARLRQGKLNYQDLLLKARDMLRDPTNTEVRRYFKTRFPYLFVDEFQDTDPIQAEVMLLLASDSDTETDWRCMRPRPGALFVVGDPKQSIYRFRRADIETYAHVRQLIEHGDGQIVELTKNFRSAGRVCDWVNETSKATFRETATPWQPAFSGLDPARSPGDPTLTGIRAMTVPDDTDYKNVPALEAATIARYIADAVGNGRTIEGYSARLTGSRPARYGDFLILTRIKRNIAVYASALEAMGIPCEVGGGGAFQRTGAMRMLMELLKALANPDDEVAVVAVLRGPLFGITDDDLYRHRSGGCQFRYLIPELDAVQGPVGTGLRLLASAYRLTRELPAASAVEQILEMTGLLVWAATGEDADTAAGNLYRATDRIRLCAQSGGAFADCVESLTADLDSGNLEALGLEPGRRDVVRLMNLHKAKGLEAPVVFLADPCSGSPERVDIRITRETSGPQGYLSIEKRVGDYGREVIAQPSNWKGHADQELEYLKAEEGRLRYVAATRAKNLLVIGRYRGKSLAKAPSPWKLFDEFLRDVPALEFQDPALPQTPPPPDLSPAARSAAQIDRQARFTAAAVPSYAVQAVTELSEPAQAIAGLAAPGKPPAPESPRTGNASPKGPAWGTLIHKMLEYAMREEGEMTDTALTGLASFLTADDPSLRGHLADAAAAVRSVMASEVWQRARSSSECHTEVPFTIEVPTNELPGQPPDAPPRTLLHGVIDLVYRVEGGWEIIDYKTDKDTEGLRKLPAEHRVQLGLYSRYWTAITGEAVARAGLALVRANKTVWLSYYREH